One part of the Janthinobacterium sp. 17J80-10 genome encodes these proteins:
- a CDS encoding DUF4123 domain-containing protein: protein MAAPAFNGTAVPVGHSSGQPGVNSLFLLIDAAQYPGIWRILQYRFRRLPWANLADEDNGNASAPVLLHVTSNQTRTLAWFLEHTKGLHCLSWIDSPLGLGAMREHLRSMTRVEAADCSRYEMRYYDTRILPAWYQMLDTAQEAHALGPVNSWTYLDRDGLPCTLFGHAHAQAPVARTLQLTVTQERALLEATLPDIILEYLEQNGNADLAAMPHAQRYGFIADQVKKATSQYGICTTQEIALFCSLALGIGRNFDRLLPVAQVLQKFAGSAGGNYVALQGV, encoded by the coding sequence ATGGCCGCTCCCGCTTTTAATGGCACTGCAGTACCCGTCGGACATTCTTCCGGCCAGCCCGGCGTCAACAGCCTGTTCTTGCTGATCGACGCGGCCCAATATCCTGGTATCTGGCGTATCCTGCAATACCGCTTTCGTCGCTTGCCTTGGGCCAACCTGGCTGACGAGGATAACGGTAACGCCTCCGCCCCGGTTCTATTGCACGTCACCAGCAACCAGACCAGGACACTTGCGTGGTTTCTAGAACACACCAAGGGTTTGCACTGCCTGAGCTGGATCGACTCCCCGCTTGGCCTGGGTGCGATGCGGGAGCATTTGCGCAGCATGACGCGCGTCGAGGCAGCAGACTGCAGCCGCTATGAAATGCGCTACTATGACACCCGCATCCTGCCGGCTTGGTACCAGATGCTCGACACGGCACAGGAAGCACATGCGCTCGGCCCCGTCAATTCCTGGACTTACCTTGACCGCGACGGCTTGCCATGCACCCTCTTCGGCCATGCGCATGCACAGGCGCCCGTTGCGCGGACCTTGCAATTGACCGTAACGCAAGAACGCGCGCTGCTGGAAGCCACCCTGCCGGACATCATCCTCGAATACCTCGAACAAAATGGCAATGCAGACCTGGCCGCGATGCCGCATGCGCAGCGCTATGGCTTCATTGCCGACCAGGTAAAAAAAGCCACCAGCCAGTATGGCATCTGTACCACGCAAGAAATCGCGCTGTTCTGCTCGCTGGCGTTGGGTATCGGCCGCAATTTCGACAGGCTGCTGCCGGTTGCCCAGGTCTTGCAGAAGTTTGCCGGCTCAGCCGGCGGCAATTACGTTGCGCTGCAAGGCGTCTAA